In Saccharomyces paradoxus chromosome IV, complete sequence, the DNA window TtaaattatcaataattACATAATGAGCCAGATcaaataaacaataaacATATCGCCTTTCAATCTTGGCTCGTTAACctcatttttcatttattttgtttgcAGTTGTGCTTATGTAGTATAGTGAATTTGCAGAAATATTCAAGCAAAGAGGGAAAATTATGAGTAAACAAGAGCAAGAAGACCCACAGCAAGAACAAAGGCCAACCGTTCAGGAAAATGATCCCAGGAACTTGCAGCGACTAGGAATGCTGTTAGTGTCTCCAGGGCTGGATGAAGACAGATTGAGTGAGAAAATGATTtcgaaaatcaaaaaatccaaggatattgaaaaaaatcaaaaactaCTGATATCTAGGCTGTCGCAAAAAGAGGAGGATCATGCTGGTAAGCCTCCTGCCATTACAATTTCTTCTGCAGAAAAAACTATACCTTTTAAACCTCCGAATCATTCtttgaagaggaaaaggGTACCTCCAGCGCTAAATTTTTCTGATATACGATCATCTTCTCATTTGCATGCATCTAAAAGTGCTCCACCAAACATAACGAGGTTCCCACAGCAGAAAAGTAGCCTTAGAGTCAGATATATGGGCAGGATGGCTCCTACGGCTCAGGATTATCATTCTCCGATAGCCAATTCATACATGGCACCAACCTACCCTTATCCATATACTGGTCTGCCACCAGTACAATGCTACCCATATTCTTCAACGCCGACACATACCCACGCATACGAAGGCTATTGTTCCCCGATGTATCCTAACCCCTTGTATAATAATGCTATAGGACCGGCCGATTACCAAGCAAAGCGTAAGAAGCTGGCAAGTAGGTCGCCACACTTGGACGATTTGgcttcaagaaaaagaaccTCCCTCTCCAGACACCACGGCGGAGACGCAACCACAAGTAGGACTGATGGAGACACAGAATACCCTGTCCCAAAGCATTCATTAAGCGAGGGCGCTTCACTTAACGACGATCCCGATGATTACAACGACAAAGAAAGGAGCATTATCGGCGAAATCTCTCTATATGATgatgttttcaaatttgaagttCGCAATAACAAAGATGATTATATGAAAGCGTGTGAAACTATCTGGAGTGAATGGAATAACTTGAAGAAATGACGAgtccttttttctttacgtTATAGAATGCACTTAAATTTCGCCTGCACTGTAAAACGAAATGTGGTATCAGTATGTGCCATGCggttaatatatatacatacatatatatatatatatattcaagTAAATTATAACGTATTAAATAATATGTGAAAAAGCAAGGGAGCACGATAGCATCACTTGGACAACTCGTGGTAGTATTCGTCATAATGAGATACTTCACTAGCTATTTCTGTAGCACCAAAATCTGACGCGTGTTTGGTGTCCCTAATCAAATCAGTGACTTCACCCAAGTTCAATTCTAAGTAGTTTTCTAAGAACTGGCCAATTTCAGTATTTTCGTGGTTGCCTTGTAGATTGTTTAAGACGTATGACCATGTAGATTTCTTATTGGCGTATGCATATATGTTGACATCGACTGCACTGTGACCATGCGTAGTCCAGCCAATTTGTGCCCTAAACGACACCATGTCATTCAGCTTGTCTTGAATAGCATTCGCATCGTCGCCCAAATGAATTAATGTCTCTAAATCGCTATCAGCGTAGTCGTAGATGCCCAAATCCTTTTCCAGGATCTCATGcttgatgaaattttctatCTTGCTGGTTGCGCCTTTATGCTCATGAACAAAATCTACcagtttccttttcaaaaactcaCCTGAATGGGTGGCGTTGGCAAGTACTTGTGGATACCAAACATACTGAGGATAGCTAGCAGTGACTTGTCTTGAAGTGACTAAACCGCCCGTTTCATGGTCTGATGTAGAAACCAAGACGGTTTCAGTGTTGGAATCTTCAGCAAATTCTAAAACGTATTGAAATGCCTCATCGAATGCCAAAACCTCCCTCACCTGTGAAGCTGGGTCATTTTGGTGGCCAGCGTGATCAATCCTGGAGCCTTCCACCATTAGGAAAAACCCATTAGAGTCTTTGTCCTCATTAGAAGCTTTTTCCAAGGCGTTCAAAGCCACAATGACTTGCTCCTTGAGGGAAGGATACTCCTTTTCATCTCTGTCAATTTCAAAAGGGATATCGTTGTCTGCAAAGAGACCCAGTAGAGGTAAAGTAACGTTGTCACCGTGGCTTTTTAgcaaaaaatcaaaactttTACGGTCACCCACGTACTGCCAGCCGTTAGATTTAGCCTCATCAATTAAATCTCTTCCATCTTTCCTAGAACCATGGTGGCCGTATGGAGAAACCTTCTCACCCTGAGGGTAAAAATGGCTTCTACCCCCACCCATTAGTAAGTCTACCGCTCTTCCTAAAGGATATTCACCCAACTGGTGTGTAGCGATAAGATCCTCTTGCCATCTGTAATCAACATGAGAGCTAAATGAAGCTGGAGTGGCATCTGTGATTCTTGTGGTTACCACAAGCCCAGTGAGATAACCTGCCAACTTAGCGGCCTCGAGCACCGTACCACAAGGTTTGTGATGCGGATCAACACCGATGGCCCCATTATAGCTCTTTAATGCACATGCAAATGCGGTGGCGCCCGCAGCTGAGTCAGTGACTAGTGAGTCCGAGGATCTGGTTCTGGAGGAACCGATAAAATGCTGGTCCAGTATTAAGATGTCATCTATAGGCAAATCGTGAACATGCTGATTGAACGATCTTGCCATGGACAAAGACGCAGGTCCCATCCCATCCGTGACGAAGAATATGACATTCTTCCTCTTATGCGATGCGGAACGTAATGCAAAACTGCTTGGAAATGCCAGTTGCACTAAAACCAGCAGCAAACCAATAAATACAACGGTGGATATAATTATCTTCGATCTTTTAGAGATCcgtttcttctttggacGAGAGTTCGAGTTCGATCCAGGAACAAGACGTGTCTGTTCGCCTGGTAATGTGTGAGTCATCATGCTGCTAATGCGCGTTAAAATAACTTCCCGTTGATGCTGATGTGTAAATGTTTATATAACTGTTTGCTGGTAAAGTAAAGTGTggagcaagaaaaaaaatatataaacgCTTATATACACTTCTCTCTTTATATACTAAAATGCCTCTACTTTTCCTCTACGCGCGAAGCTTATCGCTATCGTCGACGCTGCTATTCGTGTCCTTGCTGCTCTTCCGTTAGACGCGCCTTACGAGAGGTGTACAAAGAAGACACCCGCTGCTGTTCTTGCCACTCGCTCGTCAGTTTTGCCCTCAACGCTTCACATCTCTTGTCAATCTGGTCTTCCGGAAGCGATTCGTCCTCCTCTAGTCGATCCCGTAGCTCGCTAACTTGTACTTCGATCTCACGTTTCTCCATATGGGTCTCCATCTGTTTCTGCACAGCAAGAGGCCTGTTTGCCTTGTCGTGGCTGGCCTTTTTAATGGCATTTTGCCCCTGCTGCCGTTGCTGTTGACTACCCTGTAGTCTGCGCCTATTGTTGCTAGCAAGTGATCGCTGCACGTGGCCCGACGTAGATGACCCTTTTGCCGACTTGAGCCCTATTCCGTTGTACGACATAACCGAATGCTGGTGCAGTTCTTATTAAACGTCGAACAATAATGCACAGAGTTCTAGTTATGATTACACAGATTATAATACCACACTTATAGTGCCATTCTTGATTTTACTTGATTCTCCCTTTGCCTTTACCCGCACGCCTAACAcgttttatatatttttcttctttacGATCTGCTACGCCTTTTTCTGgtaggaaaaaaagaaatttggtgaaaaaaCCGTCAGAAAAGGAGATAATTTGCGATCAAAGTCGTTTATACGTTTTGAGAATCTGCGTTACTGAAGGTGCTATTGACATCTGCAAGCACTCACACTCGAAAGCATGGCCCTCTTTCTCAGTAAGAGACTGTTGAGATATACAGTCATTGCCGGCACGGTTATTCTTCTACTGCTAACATTGAACTCCAATAGTAGCACTCAGCAATATATCCCAACTTCCTTATCTTCTGCACTTGATTTTTCCTCAGGACCTATACTCCCTGAACAGCAGGCTATCTCTGAGGATACCGatgctgaaaaattaagGCAACATGCTTTGAATCCAGAAGCAGACGACGACTCTGAAGCCATGGATGAAGAATCCAAGGCTTTGAAGGCTGCTGCTGAACAGGCAGATGCCCCAATAGACGCTAAAACAACCATGGATTACATTACTCCATCTTTCGCTAACAAAGGTGACAAACCAAAAGCTTGTTACGTCACTTTGGTGAGGAACTCCGAATTGAAAGGTTTGCTAAGCTCCATTAAGTATGTGGAAGACAAAATTAACAAGAAATTTCCATACCCCTGGGTTTTCTTAAACGATGAACCCTTTACCGAAGAGTTCAAGGCAGCGGTCACCAAAGCCGTTTCTTCTGAAGTTAAATTCGGTATTTTGCCCAAGGAACATTGGTCATATCCTGAATGGATTAACCAAACGAAAGCCGCTGAAGTCCGTGCAGATGCTGCCAATCAGTACATATACGGTGGTTCCGAATCTTATAGACACATGTGTCGTTACCAATCTGGGTTTTTCTGGAGACATGAGTTATTAGACGAATACGATTGGTACTGGCGTGTGGAACCAGACATCAAATTGTACTGTGATATTAATTATGACGTTTTCAAGTGGATGCAAGATAACGAAAAAGTTTACGGTTTTACCGTTTCTATTCATGAATATTTAATAACTATCCCAACACTATGGGAAACATCTATGAACTTTATCAAAGAGAACCCGCAATACTTAGATGAGAATAACCTAATGAGTTTTCTTTCGAGCGATAACGGTAAAACATATAATCTGTGTCATTTCTGGTCGAATTTTGAAGTTGCAAACTTGAATTTGTGGAGATCGCCAGCATACAGAAAGTATTTTGACACTTTGGATCATCAAGGTGGATTTTTCTACGAAAGATGGGGTGATGCACCCGTTCATTCTATTGCCGCCGCTTTGTTTTTGCCCAAGGATAAAATCCATTATTTCTCAGATATCGGTTACCATCACCCACCTTATGATAATTGCCCATTGGACAAAGAGGTCTATAACAGTAACAACTGTGAATGTGACCAAGGTAATGATTTCACTTTCCAAGGTTACTCTTGTGGTAAGGAATATTATGATGCTCAAGGATTGGtaaaaccaaaaaattggaaaaaattccGTGAGTAGAAATTTCTGGATATTGTTTCTTGGTTTTAA includes these proteins:
- the DIG2 gene encoding Dig2p (MAP kinase-responsive inhibitor of the Ste12p transcription factor~similar to YDR480W), giving the protein MSKQEQEDPQQEQRPTVQENDPRNLQRLGMLLVSPGLDEDRLSEKMISKIKKSKDIEKNQKLLISRLSQKEEDHAGKPPAITISSAEKTIPFKPPNHSLKRKRVPPALNFSDIRSSSHLHASKSAPPNITRFPQQKSSLRVRYMGRMAPTAQDYHSPIANSYMAPTYPYPYTGLPPVQCYPYSSTPTHTHAYEGYCSPMYPNPLYNNAIGPADYQAKRKKLASRSPHLDDLASRKRTSLSRHHGGDATTSRTDGDTEYPVPKHSLSEGASLNDDPDDYNDKERSIIGEISLYDDVFKFEVRNNKDDYMKACETIWSEWNNLKK
- the PHO8 gene encoding alkaline phosphatase PHO8 (Repressible vacuolar alkaline phosphatase~similar to YDR481C); translation: MMTHTLPGEQTRLVPGSNSNSRPKKKRISKRSKIIISTVVFIGLLLVLVQLAFPSSFALRSASHKRKNVIFFVTDGMGPASLSMARSFNQHVHDLPIDDILILDQHFIGSSRTRSSDSLVTDSAAGATAFACALKSYNGAIGVDPHHKPCGTVLEAAKLAGYLTGLVVTTRITDATPASFSSHVDYRWQEDLIATHQLGEYPLGRAVDLLMGGGRSHFYPQGEKVSPYGHHGSRKDGRDLIDEAKSNGWQYVGDRKSFDFLLKSHGDNVTLPLLGLFADNDIPFEIDRDEKEYPSLKEQVIVALNALEKASNEDKDSNGFFLMVEGSRIDHAGHQNDPASQVREVLAFDEAFQYVLEFAEDSNTETVLVSTSDHETGGLVTSRQVTASYPQYVWYPQVLANATHSGEFLKRKLVDFVHEHKGATSKIENFIKHEILEKDLGIYDYADSDLETLIHLGDDANAIQDKLNDMVSFRAQIGWTTHGHSAVDVNIYAYANKKSTWSYVLNNLQGNHENTEIGQFLENYLELNLGEVTDLIRDTKHASDFGATEIASEVSHYDEYYHELSK
- the CWC21 gene encoding U2-type spliceosomal complex subunit CWC21 (Protein involved in RNA splicing by the spliceosome~similar to YDR482C); this translates as MSYNGIGLKSAKGSSTSGHVQRSLASNNRRRLQGSQQQRQQGQNAIKKASHDKANRPLAVQKQMETHMEKREIEVQVSELRDRLEEDESLPEDQIDKRCEALRAKLTSEWQEQQRVSSLYTSRKARLTEEQQGHE
- the KRE2 gene encoding alpha-1,2-mannosyltransferase KRE2 (Alpha1,2-mannosyltransferase of the Golgi~similar to YDR483W); amino-acid sequence: MALFLSKRLLRYTVIAGTVILLLLTLNSNSSTQQYIPTSLSSALDFSSGPILPEQQAISEDTDAEKLRQHALNPEADDDSEAMDEESKALKAAAEQADAPIDAKTTMDYITPSFANKGDKPKACYVTLVRNSELKGLLSSIKYVEDKINKKFPYPWVFLNDEPFTEEFKAAVTKAVSSEVKFGILPKEHWSYPEWINQTKAAEVRADAANQYIYGGSESYRHMCRYQSGFFWRHELLDEYDWYWRVEPDIKLYCDINYDVFKWMQDNEKVYGFTVSIHEYLITIPTLWETSMNFIKENPQYLDENNLMSFLSSDNGKTYNLCHFWSNFEVANLNLWRSPAYRKYFDTLDHQGGFFYERWGDAPVHSIAAALFLPKDKIHYFSDIGYHHPPYDNCPLDKEVYNSNNCECDQGNDFTFQGYSCGKEYYDAQGLVKPKNWKKFRE